The Treponema medium genome has a window encoding:
- the eno gene encoding phosphopyruvate hydratase, which translates to MSDIVYIEGREILDSRGNPTVEVDVALSDGSFGRACVPSGASTGEFEALEMRDGDAKRYGGKGVLKAVDNVNTIIAEELEGMDALEQAEIDQTMLNLDGTPNKSKLGANAMLGVSMAVARAAADYVGLPLYRYLGGAHTLQMPVPMANIINGGKHSDNKIDFQEYMVMPIGAESIHEAVRMTAEVFHALKSLLKADGKATSVGDEGGFAPDIDNEAALEYIMKAIDKAGYKPRTDIAIALDCASSELFDEGGRKGYKFWKSNPDKLFTADEMIEIYKKWINTYPIVSIEDPLDQNDWEGYARLTKELGSKIQIVGDDFFVTNTERLQRGIKEKACNSILIKLNQIGTVTETIDAVRMAQNAGYTAVISHRSGETEDAFIADLAVAVEAGQIKTGSMSRSDRIAKYNQLIRIEEELGCQARYAGAETFARYGF; encoded by the coding sequence ATGAGCGATATTGTGTATATTGAAGGACGTGAGATTCTCGATTCTCGCGGAAATCCTACTGTTGAAGTTGATGTTGCATTGAGCGACGGCAGTTTCGGACGTGCCTGCGTTCCGTCCGGAGCGTCTACCGGCGAGTTTGAAGCGTTGGAGATGCGCGACGGTGATGCAAAACGCTACGGCGGCAAGGGTGTGTTAAAGGCTGTCGATAATGTGAATACCATTATTGCGGAAGAGCTTGAGGGAATGGATGCCTTAGAACAGGCTGAAATCGATCAGACAATGCTCAATCTGGATGGAACACCGAATAAGTCAAAACTCGGCGCCAATGCGATGCTCGGCGTTTCGATGGCGGTTGCACGCGCTGCCGCCGACTATGTCGGTTTACCGCTGTACCGTTACTTGGGCGGCGCACATACCTTGCAAATGCCCGTGCCGATGGCAAATATCATCAACGGCGGCAAGCATTCCGACAACAAAATCGACTTTCAGGAATATATGGTGATGCCGATCGGCGCCGAGTCCATTCACGAAGCGGTGCGCATGACGGCGGAAGTGTTTCATGCGTTGAAGAGCCTTTTGAAAGCTGACGGCAAAGCTACCTCAGTCGGCGATGAAGGCGGTTTTGCTCCGGATATCGATAACGAAGCGGCGCTGGAGTATATTATGAAGGCAATCGATAAGGCAGGTTATAAGCCGCGCACCGATATTGCCATTGCGCTTGACTGCGCTTCTTCCGAATTATTCGATGAGGGCGGACGCAAGGGCTATAAATTCTGGAAATCCAATCCCGATAAGCTGTTCACTGCGGATGAGATGATCGAAATCTATAAAAAGTGGATTAACACTTATCCGATTGTTTCTATCGAAGATCCGCTCGATCAAAACGACTGGGAAGGCTATGCCCGCCTGACCAAAGAACTCGGCAGCAAAATTCAGATTGTCGGTGACGACTTTTTTGTTACCAACACCGAACGGTTGCAGCGCGGTATTAAAGAAAAGGCCTGTAACTCCATTCTGATTAAGCTCAATCAAATCGGCACGGTTACGGAAACCATCGATGCGGTACGTATGGCGCAAAATGCAGGCTATACCGCCGTTATCTCTCACCGCTCCGGTGAAACCGAGGATGCGTTTATCGCCGACCTTGCCGTCGCAGTAGAAGCGGGGCAGATCAAAACCGGTTCGATGAGCCGCAGCGACCGTATTGCAAAGTACAACCAGCTGATCCGCATCGAAGAAGAACTCGGCTGCCAAGCTCGCTATGCAGGTGCCGAAACTTTCGCACGCTACGGGTTTTAA
- a CDS encoding GNAT family N-acetyltransferase, whose translation MTFILSPEMLDDIIFSMENQTEILLFDALEGICVDMDAIDDDYETVTDDQRYYDLPDWTSAHGFHIMEQFTALVHNPLLREALLNALGQRKGVFRRYKEVLKTVPAVEQEWYRFKDQQMKAAVYEWYNELRMIWGLEKISFEDETDSQLLQEDFTFQIEKYDALNAELLRNFISKTETTSDDSDKIISFDDFDEKAAFEAGRLLGYTSFFDANVCAAAGQKHGTTQHNAVYITAYNENGLCGVCSVIAFPFNESFCIPFLRVLPEYRGLGLGKELLQRACTYAKSLADVLIFADFCTPAHLIALLEREGFEQKGLLYIKDLSGDE comes from the coding sequence ATGACATTTATTTTATCCCCCGAAATGCTCGACGATATTATCTTTTCTATGGAAAATCAGACGGAAATTCTTTTGTTCGATGCGCTCGAAGGTATCTGTGTCGACATGGATGCCATTGATGATGATTATGAGACCGTTACCGACGACCAACGCTATTATGATCTCCCCGACTGGACTTCCGCTCATGGTTTCCATATTATGGAGCAGTTTACTGCACTGGTGCATAATCCGCTACTGAGGGAAGCATTGCTCAATGCACTCGGACAGCGGAAAGGCGTGTTCCGCCGGTATAAAGAAGTGCTGAAAACCGTTCCCGCCGTTGAACAAGAATGGTATCGCTTCAAGGATCAGCAGATGAAAGCTGCCGTTTATGAATGGTACAATGAGCTGAGAATGATCTGGGGGTTGGAAAAAATCAGTTTTGAAGATGAAACGGACAGTCAGCTTTTACAGGAAGATTTTACGTTTCAGATTGAAAAATACGATGCGTTGAATGCCGAACTTTTGCGAAATTTTATCAGTAAAACAGAAACAACCTCCGACGACAGTGATAAGATAATATCCTTTGACGACTTTGACGAAAAGGCAGCATTTGAAGCGGGCAGACTACTTGGATACACATCATTTTTTGATGCGAATGTTTGCGCCGCAGCCGGACAGAAGCACGGTACAACTCAGCATAATGCTGTGTATATCACTGCATACAATGAAAACGGATTATGCGGAGTTTGCTCCGTCATTGCGTTTCCATTTAATGAAAGTTTTTGTATTCCGTTCTTGCGGGTATTACCTGAGTATCGGGGACTTGGACTCGGTAAGGAGCTTCTACAGCGCGCCTGTACGTATGCTAAATCTTTGGCTGATGTACTGATATTTGCCGACTTTTGCACACCGGCTCATTTGATTGCGCTACTTGAACGGGAAGGTTTTGAGCAGAAAGGGCTGCTGTATATAAAAGACTTGTCCGGTGATGAGTAA
- the def gene encoding peptide deformylase, with protein MKVLYLGEETLRQPSKPVEHIDEALHELIREMFITMDEDKGIGLAAPQIGKNVRLFIVKIDDGIEWVFINPLIVGTSEKQCSYEEGCLSIPKIYADVVRPEAVTVQYQDMNGRRRTIEATGLLARVIQHEYDHLEGVLFIDRLAQKERDELVAKFTQQQERKKQREAKKRARA; from the coding sequence ATGAAGGTACTGTATTTAGGTGAAGAAACGCTCCGGCAGCCCTCAAAGCCGGTAGAGCATATTGATGAAGCCTTGCATGAACTGATACGGGAAATGTTTATAACGATGGATGAGGATAAAGGTATCGGTTTGGCGGCGCCTCAAATAGGAAAAAATGTAAGACTTTTTATCGTAAAAATCGATGACGGCATTGAATGGGTATTCATCAATCCGCTCATTGTCGGTACTTCGGAAAAGCAATGCAGCTATGAAGAAGGCTGTTTAAGCATCCCTAAAATATATGCGGACGTTGTCCGCCCCGAAGCCGTTACCGTGCAATATCAGGATATGAATGGACGGCGCAGGACGATAGAAGCGACCGGTTTACTCGCGCGGGTTATCCAGCATGAGTATGATCATCTTGAAGGCGTCCTGTTTATTGACCGACTGGCTCAAAAAGAGCGTGACGAACTCGTAGCGAAGTTCACTCAACAGCAAGAGCGCAAAAAACAGCGTGAAGCCAAAAAGCGGGCGCGTGCATAA
- the fmt gene encoding methionyl-tRNA formyltransferase produces the protein MNVFFAGTPECAIPALQAIAKVYPLAGVLTAPPARVGRGKKYADAAIAQAVAELKEHGIIAQEVPVFTPEKLNADFREAVAALRPDIMVCFAYGKIFGPKTLALFPHGALNIHPSLLPRWRGPSPVPTAILAGDSITGVTVQYMAQEMDAGDIIIQKELPVESSDTTETLLARCAELGASLIVQALKAVETGSVTATPQNHAMATYCTLLEKDSGLLCWQDDATAIDRKIRAYTPWPGAFTYWMGSKLSIVQAHPYTGNAAAKSPETPGLVLGIDKREGVLVQTGKGILAVQILQKETKKAMQWKDFLNGAAGFIGTTLRSLPET, from the coding sequence ATGAACGTTTTTTTTGCCGGAACCCCTGAGTGCGCAATCCCCGCATTACAGGCAATCGCGAAGGTATATCCTCTTGCCGGTGTGCTAACCGCTCCGCCCGCCCGTGTCGGACGCGGTAAAAAATATGCGGACGCTGCGATAGCGCAGGCAGTTGCCGAACTAAAAGAACACGGCATCATCGCTCAAGAGGTACCGGTCTTTACACCGGAGAAATTAAATGCGGATTTTCGCGAAGCCGTAGCGGCGCTCCGGCCTGATATAATGGTATGTTTTGCGTATGGAAAGATTTTCGGCCCAAAGACGCTGGCATTGTTTCCGCATGGTGCGCTCAATATTCATCCGTCCCTGCTGCCTCGATGGAGGGGACCGAGTCCGGTGCCGACAGCGATCCTTGCAGGCGACAGCATAACCGGCGTAACCGTTCAGTATATGGCGCAGGAAATGGATGCGGGAGACATCATCATTCAAAAAGAACTGCCGGTTGAATCGTCCGATACAACCGAAACGCTATTAGCCCGCTGTGCAGAACTCGGCGCTTCGCTTATTGTGCAAGCACTTAAAGCAGTAGAAACGGGTTCCGTCACCGCAACACCGCAAAATCATGCAATGGCAACCTATTGTACGCTGTTGGAAAAAGACAGCGGATTACTGTGCTGGCAAGACGATGCTACCGCAATAGACCGGAAAATACGCGCCTATACCCCATGGCCGGGAGCTTTTACCTATTGGATGGGGTCAAAACTTTCTATTGTACAGGCGCATCCGTATACGGGGAACGCAGCGGCGAAATCTCCCGAAACGCCGGGGCTGGTACTCGGCATTGACAAACGGGAAGGCGTATTGGTACAAACAGGAAAGGGTATTTTGGCAGTTCAGATACTCCAGAAGGAAACAAAAAAAGCAATGCAATGGAAGGATTTTTTAAATGGGGCAGCGGGCTTTATCGGAACAACGCTCCGCTCTCTTCCGGAAACATAA
- a CDS encoding PASTA domain-containing protein: MSVGDIADDISGNGKTIVITSLVMLIVFVAVSTLVFFISLKSAEQVMVPNVVGKDLPEALLDLQARELYPRIQLRYSQKADEKGLILEQDPSPGAIVKGGKRIELVVSQGTVIDTVQDYIGENIEDVQNRIRELFTSGSRQYIQIKQPYLTKYSAEPAGTILEQEPAAGTPISNNMELTFVVSKGTQTETTQVPDMTGADLKKIYQVMQRAVVTFAFTASSATGTDITVQQQSAAAQSEVPVFSPVTLTVSLPESADGMVSGILKTTLAEFPYPFTVSLYAAYPNGDKDLLTSFRHPGGACSVPYTVPEGTKLSLEVLNKEVYTETVGANTAE, encoded by the coding sequence ATGAGTGTAGGTGATATTGCTGATGATATCAGCGGAAACGGAAAAACAATTGTTATTACATCGTTGGTGATGCTCATCGTTTTTGTTGCGGTTTCGACGTTGGTCTTTTTTATTTCGTTAAAAAGTGCCGAGCAAGTGATGGTGCCGAATGTTGTCGGTAAAGATTTGCCCGAAGCGCTGCTCGATTTACAGGCGCGTGAACTCTATCCGCGCATTCAACTCCGCTATTCTCAAAAAGCAGATGAGAAAGGGCTTATCCTTGAACAGGATCCCAGCCCGGGAGCTATCGTCAAAGGCGGCAAGCGGATCGAGCTGGTGGTAAGCCAAGGGACTGTTATCGATACGGTACAGGATTATATCGGAGAAAATATCGAAGATGTACAAAACCGGATACGGGAGTTGTTTACTTCCGGCAGCCGTCAATACATCCAGATTAAACAGCCGTATTTGACGAAATACAGCGCCGAACCTGCAGGCACCATCCTTGAGCAGGAACCCGCAGCGGGAACACCGATTTCAAATAATATGGAGCTGACCTTTGTGGTAAGCAAGGGAACGCAAACGGAAACAACCCAAGTTCCCGATATGACCGGCGCCGATCTTAAAAAAATATATCAGGTAATGCAAAGAGCTGTGGTAACCTTTGCTTTTACCGCAAGCAGCGCCACAGGAACGGATATTACCGTACAACAGCAAAGCGCCGCAGCACAGAGTGAAGTTCCGGTATTTTCTCCGGTAACACTGACCGTTTCCCTACCGGAATCGGCAGACGGTATGGTGTCCGGCATCCTCAAAACAACACTGGCAGAGTTCCCCTACCCCTTTACCGTTTCGCTCTATGCAGCGTATCCCAACGGGGATAAAGATCTCCTTACCTCATTCCGGCATCCGGGCGGCGCATGTTCAGTACCATACACCGTGCCGGAAGGAACAAAGCTGTCGCTGGAAGTGCTGAACAAAGAGGTTTACACCGAAACGGTAGGCGCAAATACAGCGGAATAG
- a CDS encoding DNA methyltransferase, with the protein MNQSTLFNIDENHTIESISNPRTYKGIYAFHKYWGKKPVESLDYCIEHCTNKNDIVLDPFLGSGLISKETHNLGRRFLGIDINPFSIEHTLFLLSLPKAEDYKEAINSIKKNILSKISESYSLKNADIATHFLWNNDTLQEVWTKVNNSRKKIQLKPTDIDLDKIKKFENYSVRNIQTGTFFENTRINSLENMTIYDLFTKRALHNIDLILDEINKFSGDLKRALQLTLTSSSGQMSNMVFAITGRGKTKNQQSEKIEVGSWVIGLWRPDLHFEINVWNCFENRANKLYKALLEQDYTPISYKDTVSDFYTKQAKMGIIQGNSKNELKKIPSESIKLIITDPPHSDRIPYLELSEMWNCLLNKQSDFSEEIVVSNAKTRNKSKDKYLNDMREIINESSRILTKDGYLLLYFNAKDRNSWSFFDSIEKQTHLVYLGSFPMIYSANSVVQDNRKGAMKSDYVLVFNHSRVKKMLDIFNKINGWTRDKPFKEAKHV; encoded by the coding sequence ATGAATCAATCAACACTTTTTAACATAGACGAAAATCACACAATAGAAAGTATATCCAATCCAAGGACGTATAAAGGTATATATGCTTTTCATAAGTATTGGGGAAAGAAGCCTGTTGAAAGTTTGGATTATTGTATAGAACACTGTACAAACAAAAATGATATTGTTTTAGATCCGTTTTTAGGGTCTGGTTTGATTTCTAAGGAAACTCATAATTTGGGAAGGCGGTTTTTAGGAATTGATATAAATCCCTTCTCGATTGAACATACATTATTTTTGCTATCATTGCCAAAAGCAGAAGATTATAAAGAAGCAATAAATTCAATAAAGAAAAATATTTTGTCTAAAATTTCAGAAAGTTATTCTTTAAAAAATGCTGATATAGCAACGCATTTTTTATGGAACAACGATACACTGCAAGAAGTATGGACAAAGGTTAATAATTCACGAAAAAAAATACAGTTAAAGCCTACAGATATTGATTTAGATAAAATCAAAAAATTTGAAAACTATTCTGTCAGAAATATTCAGACGGGAACTTTTTTTGAAAATACGCGAATAAACTCTTTAGAGAACATGACTATATATGATTTATTCACAAAACGTGCATTGCATAATATTGATTTAATTCTTGATGAGATTAACAAGTTTTCTGGAGATTTAAAAAGAGCTCTGCAGTTAACATTGACATCATCATCCGGACAAATGTCAAATATGGTATTTGCTATTACAGGACGTGGAAAAACTAAAAACCAACAATCAGAAAAAATTGAAGTTGGTAGTTGGGTTATTGGTTTATGGAGACCTGATTTACATTTTGAAATAAATGTCTGGAATTGTTTTGAAAACAGAGCTAATAAATTATATAAAGCATTGTTAGAACAGGACTATACCCCAATATCATATAAAGACACTGTTTCTGATTTCTATACAAAACAAGCTAAAATGGGAATTATTCAAGGAAACTCAAAAAATGAATTAAAGAAAATTCCATCTGAATCTATAAAACTAATTATTACAGACCCTCCGCATAGTGACAGAATTCCTTATTTGGAATTAAGTGAAATGTGGAACTGCTTATTGAATAAACAATCAGATTTTTCAGAAGAAATTGTTGTGTCAAATGCTAAAACTCGTAATAAAAGTAAAGATAAATATTTGAATGATATGCGTGAAATTATAAATGAGTCGTCACGTATTTTAACAAAAGATGGCTATTTATTGCTTTATTTCAATGCTAAAGATAGAAATAGTTGGAGCTTTTTTGATAGTATCGAAAAACAAACTCATTTAGTTTATCTCGGTTCTTTTCCCATGATATATTCTGCAAATTCTGTTGTTCAGGATAATAGAAAAGGTGCAATGAAATCTGATTATGTGTTAGTTTTTAATCATTCTCGAGTAAAAAAAATGCTTGACATATTCAATAAAATAAATGGATGGACAAGAGATAAACCTTTTAAGGAAGCGAAACATGTCTAG